The Longimicrobium sp. genome contains the following window.
CCGCCTTCAGGCTCAGGGAGAAGGAGAACCCCGCGGACCCGCCGCCGAAGCTCGCGCCGATCCCCAGCGGGAACCCGCCGGGGCCGACGCCCGCGGGGAGCTCGGGGACCTCCCCGGTGCGGGCCCACCGCGCGGCGGCGGCGCGGGCGCGCTCGACCACCGCGTCGGCCAGCGCGGCGGGGGTGCCGGCGTCGGCGCTGGTGTAGCGGCGGGCCGCCTGCTCCACGTGGGCGGCGGGGCGGCCTCGGTAGTGGGCCAGCCAGCGCTCCAGGTAGGGGCATCCCTCGGTGTCGCGGCCCACGGCGGCCAGCTCGGCGTCGCAGGCGGCGCGCAGGCGGCCCTCCAGCGCGTCGAGCCAGGCGGAGACGGGGGCCTGCCCCCCGCCGGCCGCGGCGCCGTCGTCCACCAGCACCGCGCCGGGGGCGGCGGCGTCCGCTTCCGGCGCCGCGGGCGCGCCCCCGCCCGCGCCGAACGAGAACGAGAAGCCGAGCGACATCCGCTGGACCGCCAGCCCCTTCTCCTCCTCTTCCCGGCAGTGCTCGCAGGTGCCGCCGCAGGCGCACTTGCGCTGCACGCGC
Protein-coding sequences here:
- a CDS encoding DUF4157 domain-containing protein, with product MRAALNRDPARPGEGKRPGAGDPAAPGADALRLATHLPGDLAAAREAAAAAGAAPGGTGGGAAGALTRGGPRVQRKCACGGTCEHCREEEEKGLAVQRMSLGFSFSFGAGGGAPAAPEADAAAPGAVLVDDGAAAGGGQAPVSAWLDALEGRLRAACDAELAAVGRDTEGCPYLERWLAHYRGRPAAHVEQAARRYTSADAGTPAALADAVVERARAAAARWARTGEVPELPAGVGPGGFPLGIGASFGGGSAGFSFSLSLKAEEGARGAASAASAADPAAVRARLGPGGALDAGARTRLERGFGASFAGVRVHTDERAARLSRELGARAFTV